The DNA sequence AAAAATTTAAAAAAAAATTGAGGATTTTTTTAAGAAAGTACCTTTTGAATGGGGTCAGAGCAATATAACAATGGTGTCAGAGTAAAAAACTTATGGTGCAGTGTTTCAAGCTTATGATAATAGTTATAATCGCAGGGTATTATTTTAGGGTCAGAGCAAAAGGAGTTTCAGATATTGGGAAATCTTTCAAGTTTATTACTAGTAACTATCGCTCAATTTTAAATATAAACACTGATAAACATTGAAGCACATATCATAATCAAATTAACATATTTGCATTTTTTTACCTCCACCTTATAGATAGAATATAAAAAAATGAATACAAAAAGCTTGACAAATAATGGCACAAAGGTTAATGGTTATTCATTCATTATATATTTATAGTTCAGAGGAGGCATTATGGGTGTCAGAGCAATTAAAAAAGTCACGGTTATAGGTGCAGGTGCCATGGGCAATGGTATAGCAGAAATTCATATTTTGAATGGATTTACCGTAACCATGGTAGATATTAAAGAAGAAGTATTACAAAAGGCTATCGACAAAATAAAAACAAATATTGCTTTTCTTGTTAATAAAGAAAAAATAACTCAGCAGGCCATGGATGAAGCCTTGTCGCGGCTTTCTATATCTACTGATATTGCAGCATCGGTACATAATGCAGATTGTATTATAGAAGCAGTGCCAGAGGTAATGGATTTGAAGAAAAATATATTTAAAACTGTATCAGATGCAGCACCTAAGGATGCAATTATAGCAAGCAATACTTCATCCCTGAGTATCAGTGAACTGGCTGAAGTGGTGTCAGAGCCCTCACGTTTTGCAGGTTTTCACTTTTTTAACCCTGTGAACCGCATGCGTCTAGTTGAAGTAATTTATGGCCAAAAAACCTCTGATGACACTATTGAAGCATTGATGGAGCTGGGAACAAAATTGGGAAAGGTTGCCATCAAAGTATTGCGTGACCGGCCAGGTTTCATTGTGAACAGAATTAATGCTCCGCTCCAACCTTTATGGAGCGCAATTTTGGATGAAGGGAAAATATCACCTGCAAGCATTGATACTGTAATGAAGAATCATGGCGCAAAAATGGGACCTTTTGAACTTATGGATTTTGTGGGACTGGATGTTATTTATAATGTGATGCAGTATTATAAAACCACTCTTTCACCTGAATGGGAACCCGGCAGGTTCATTAAAGATTGTATAAAGAAAAATGAATTGGGCATGAAAACAGGCAAAGGTATATACGTATGGCAGGGTGGCAAAGCAATTATAGATACATCAACTGTTACAGATTATATATTGCCAATTGATCCATTAGCAATCCAGCTTAATGAGTCGGTACGTGTATTAAAAGAAAAAGTGGCTGCCAGTGCTGAAGATATTGATAAAGGTCAGGAAGCAGGTATGAATCAGCCTGGACCTTTTAAAACAGCTATGAATGTTGATCATACGCTCCTAGCACAGCGATTACAATGGCTTAGTGACACATATAATTTGAGTTATATCAAACCCGAACCTGAAATTCTTGATGGAAGTTTTAGATCATTTTTGAAATGAACGCATGTTGAAACAAGTGTACCCAAACACTTTTATCTGGAGGAAGAATATGGACGTGCACAATTTTATTGTAACTGAGGTGAAGAATTCTATAGCGTATGTGTTTATTAACAGAACAGAAGTTATGAATGCACTCAACAGGGCATTATTAAACCAATTAGGAGATAGGATCGATGCTGTATGTAGTGATAGTGGGGTCAGAGCACTCATTATTGCTGGCAAAGGAGATCACTTTGCAGCAGGTGCGGACATTGTTGAAATGTCAAATCAGACGCCACATGAGGCATTAGCCTTTAGTTTTAACGATGTGTATAATCGGATTGAACAATTGCATATACCAACCTGTGCTGCAATAAGGGGATATGCGCTAGGAGGTGGGTTGGAGCTGGCGCTTGCATGTGATTTCAGAGTATGCCACACGTCTGCCCAGTTAGGACTTCCTGAAATAAAATTAGGCATTATTCCCGGTGCAGGTGGCACCCAGCGTTTGCCTCGCCTCATTGGATTGAGCCGCGCAAAAGAAATGATTTATAGCGGAGAGTTTATCACAGCCCAAAAGGCATATCAATGGGGTTTGTGCGATAGAGTAACTGATAATGATCCTATTGAAGAAGCTACAAACTTTTTACAATCTATTATCAAACGTCCTGTATTAGCATTACAGGCAGCTAAAAAAGCAATTATGTTTGGTGCCGATAGCTCCTTGCAAAAGGGCTTAGAGTTTGAGGCATTATCGTTTGGAGTATTGTTTTCAACTTATGACCAGAAAGAAGGCATGAATGCATTCATCGAAAAACGGAAACCTAACTTTAAAGGATATTAGAAGAGGAGGTTGTTTATGGAAAATAATGATGTTGTGATAGTTTCTGCATGCAGGTTAGCAATTGGCAAGTTTGGTGGAATGTATGCCACTATGAGTGCATTGGATTTAACAATTCCAGTAATGAAAGAACTTGTTGCACGTGCAAAAATAGATCCTGAGATAATTGATGATTGTATCTGGGGATGTAATTATCAAAAAACAAATGGCGAGAATAATCTTGCGCGTGTTGCTTTAGTAAAAGCTGGTCTTCCCATTACAGTGCCTGGTATAACTGTTCATAGAAACTGCACGTCATCTATGTCATCGGTACAATTGGGCTATTATCAGATAAAATCGGGTGAAGCAGATTGTATTGTAGCAGGTGGGACAGATAGCATGAGCAATGCACAGTACACAGTTGATAAGATGCGATATGGCACCCGCATAGGCCATACCGAAATTCGTGATTCAATGTGGGATTCACTTACAAACTTGGGTATAGGTCCTGCTATGGGTATAACTGCTGAAAATTTAGCAGCAAAGTACGCAATATCACGTAAAGAGCAGGATGAATTAGCATTGCTATCGCATAGAAGAGCCATTGCAGCAATTGACAGTGGATATTTTAAGGATGAGATAGTTCCTATTGAAGTTAAAATACAAAAAGATACAATCGTTGCACAGACTGATGAGCATCCTCGGCGTGATGTAACAATAGAAAAGCTATCAGCATTAAAACCAGCATTTAAAGAAGACGGTACTGTCACGGCAGGGAATGCATCAGGTATAAATGATGGTGCAGCTGGAGTGATTCTCATGTCAGCAAAGAAAGCAAAAGAATTGAAAGTGCCAATATTGGGTAGAATTATATCAACTGCAACTGCGGGTGTTGACCCGGATATTATGGGTATTGGGCCAGTACCAGCAAGCAGGAAGGCACTGGCAAAAGCAGGGTTATCATTAAAAGATATACACCTGGTTGAACTTAATGAAGCATTTGCTGCACAGTATTTGGCATGTGAAAAAGAATTAGGCCTTAACAGAGATATCACTAATGTAAATGGCAGCGGCATCTCATTGGGGCATCCAGTTGGCGCTACAGGTGTACGGCTTATTGTAACACTGGTACACGAAATGAAGCGAAGAAAAGTAAAATATGGCCTTGCCACATTATGTGCAGGAGGAGGTATGGGTACTGCTGTAATCATTGAGAACATATAACATAAAAGGGGGATCGGAATGCGCCCAAATCTTTTAGTGGATTCACGTGATGTAAGATTTATATTATTTGAAATGTTTGATATTTTACAACTTTCAAAGTTTGATATATATAAAGATTTTGATAGGGATACGTATGAGTCAGTTCTGGATTTAGCTGAAACTATTGCGATGGAAGAGATATATCCCGCAAATACTATTGCAGATAAAGAAGGAATAAAATTTGATCCGGATACTCACACTGTTGTGGTGCCACAAGTTTTTAAAAAAGCGATGCATGCATTTAATGAAGCGGGATTTACAGGTATAGCACAACCAATATCAAGTGGTGGAATGGGGATGCCCGAACTTATGTACCGCATGGCACTGGAGTATTTTTTGGCAGCAAGTATTTCATTTACTATTTATATAACGTTGTCAAATGGTGCCACTAATCTTGTTCGCATTTTTGGCAATGAAGAACAAAAGCGCCTGTATTTGGGAAATATGGTAAGCGGTAAATGGGGCGGCACAATGTGTTTGACTGAACCGCAGGCGGGCTCAGATGTTGGAGCTATAAAAACAAAAGCATATCGACAAAGTGATGGTACCTATTCAATTAAGGGACAAAAGATATTCATATCTTCGGGGGAGAATGACCTGTACGAGAATATTATTCATATGGTATTGGCACGAATTGACGGTGACCCTGATGGTACCAAAGGTTTGTCCTTATTCCTTGTTCCTAAAATACTGGTCAATTCTGATGGAACTTTAGGAAAGCGAAACGATGTCATATGCACAGGTGTTGAACATAAAATGGGTATTAAAGCTTCCGCAACCTGTACATTGAGTTTTGGGGATAATGATTGCTGTGTTGGATACCTGTTGGGGAATGAACGCGATGGCATCAAGAATATGTTTCACATGATGAACGAAGCTCGCCTTGACGTGGGGCTGGAAGGATTGGGTGTTTCAAGTGCAGCGTATATGCATGCTGTGCAGTATGCAAAGTTGCGAGTACAAGGCAAGACTATTTCTAAAAGTGAGCCAACAATCATAGGGCATCCAGATGTAAAGAGAATGCTTTTGTGGATGAAATCACATGTGGAAGCTATGCGAATGCTTGTTGCTCTTACTGCATTTAACATCGATATTTCAAGAACTCGGAATGACGAAATTGGAAAGAAAGCTCATGCTCTTGTTGAGTTTTTAATTCCTATCTGCAAGGCAGGGAATACTGATTTATCGTGGTTAATTACTGCAGAGGCTGTTCAGGTATTTGGAGGGTATGGATATTGTGGTGATTATCCTGTAGAACAATATGCGCGTGATGCAAAGATATTGTCAATATATGAAGGCACCAATGGCATTCAGTCAATTGATCTTGCAATGCGTAAAATTGTATCTGATGAAAAAAGGGAGCGTTATAATGCTTATAAGGAATATGCATACCAAGTTTTAAAAAATGCGGGGGCGATAGTACCTGATGCAATAATCAAAGAAATTGAAAAAGCAATCAAAGAAATGGATTCACTTATTGGTATCATTGAAGGCAAAGATGCTTCGGCGGTATTAAGTATAGCAACTCCTTTGCAGCAGGCATTCAGAATACTGACACATGGAATTTTACATGTACATTCAATGACCATTGCTATAAAGAAATTATCTTCGATTGTCAGAGAATATACATTGGGAGATGTTCCTGATGGTATAGACGATAACAATGAAGTAGCATTTTATTATGGTAAAGTTCTTTCTGCACAATTTTTTCTAAATATGGAATTTCCAAAATATTATAGCCTGCTTGATAGCATCCGCAATGAGAATGGCATTGTCATGAAAGCAAAGGCAGCAATTTTTACCGGAGTTCAGGAAGCATAATACAATGAAGTTGCATGAATCAGTATATATCCATAATGCCGATGTAACGCCGCGCGGAAAAAGAGCTCTCATCGTTGAAGGTGGAGGCATGCGCGGCGTTTTTTCTGCCGGTGTCCTTTTCGCTATGGGGTTAGGAGGAGTTACACAATTTGATCTGTACATAGGGGTATCGGCTGGTGCATGTAATTTGGCATCATTTCTTGGTCGGCAGTATGAACGCAATTTTTACATAATGGAAAAGTGGTCGGCTTCAAAGCGGTTTATCAATCCATTGCGGTTATTGTATGGCAATGTAATGGATTTAGACTGGCTATGGGATACTACTATCAGTAACTATCGCCTAAACTTAAAAGAAATATTTAAGGATACAACAAAAGAGTTCCTTATTGTGGTTACCTCAATGAATACAGGGAAGGCACTGTACATTAAGCCATGTGAAGATAATCTTGAATTTGTTTTGAAAGCTTCAAGTGCCTTACCAATTTTATATAGAAATACATTGTACATTGATGGGCACCGTGTAGCTGATGGTGGTGTAGGTGATTCAATTCCTGTTTTAGAAGCATACAAAAGAGGTGCTCGTGATATTGTCGTCATTCGTTCGCAGGGCAAGGGGTACAGAAAAAATAATATAAAGTTTAAGCCTATTTTAAAAATACTATTTTTACGCTATCCAGAATTTACTCATGCTTTGATGCAAAGGCATACGATGTATAATGCTGCGATTGAATTTATTGAAAAGCCACCGGGTGATGTACGGATTATAGAAGTGTGCCCGCCTGCTACATTCAAAACTAAGCGCACAACAACTCATACACAAAAACTTTTAAAAGATTATTATACAGGCATACAGGCTGGTTATGCACTATGCAGGTATTATAAACAATTTTTATAGAATGGAGGATTTATATGGAACGCATTTGGGAAAAATATTATGATTTCTGGTATCATCCCGTTAATTTATTGATCTTGTGGTAACGAAGCAAGTTCAGGATACCGTGCATTCACTTTGCTGTAGAAATCCTTTATAATCTGAAAATCAGCTTTCATATTACCAGTAGGATATACCACAGCCCCCACACCTCCTGATTTTGATTTGTAATCTAAAAATGCCAGAATTATAGGAACATTGGCTCCTACTGCAATATGATAGAAACCAGTTTTCCATTTTTCAACTTTTTTACGTGTTCCTTCTGGAGCTAATGCAATAGCAAATTTTTCATATTTTTTATATAAATCTATAGTTGCCTGTACGGTATTACTTGATACAGAACGATCAATAGGTATTCCACCTAAGAAACGGACAAGTGGTGCAAACGGGAAACGGAATAGCTGACTTTTAGCCATAAAATATATATCAACTTTGAATGCGAAAGCAAGTAAAATGCCATAAAATACATCCCAGTTTGATGTGTGAAAAGCTAAAATAGCCAGATATTGTGGCACATCAGGCAATGTCCCTACTTTTTTCCATCCTACCAGCATTCTTATTAGAAATGCAAGTATACGAAGTATATGTTTAATTATAGGAGTATTGAACATTGTGTACTGGATTCTTTTTTTTGTCATGGTAACTATCGCCCTTATTTAAAAAATTTTTTGGCGATTACACTATAGTATTGATAATAATACAATCATATTTTATGATGTAATGCAAAAAAAGTAGGATACAATATGAATTCATTCAACTGGAACTGCAGTGTACAGGAAGCCATTGAATTACAGAAACATCTTTCGCATAGTGTAATTGTAAAAGGAAAACCGGATAAAATAGAGTACATTGCTGGCATTGATGTTGCTCTGACCCCTTTGGGTGTTGGTTATTGTATTATTGCTGTTTTCAGCTTTCCTGAATTGAAGTTTTGTGAAGAAGTTTTTAGTTCTGGCCCAATTACATTTCCGTATGTTCCAGGGCTTTTATCATTCAGAGAAGGACCTCTGATAGTACAGGCGTATAAAAAGTTAAACATTAAACCAGATATCCTTATTTTTGATGGTCAGGGTATTGCTCATCCCAGACGTTTTGGTATTGCTTCGCATATTGGGGTGTTGCTTGATATCCCAGCAATAGGCTGTGCAAAATCACGGTTATGTGGTACATACAGTGAGCCTGGTATCAGTAAGGGAGACAGATCCTATCTTTATGACAATGGTGAGTGTATAGGTGTGGTATTGCGAACACGTACACGAGTAAAGCCTGTTTTTGTATCACCAGGAAATAAAGTTGGTATAGATGAAGCTGCAGACATTATACTGAAATGTACCGATAACTATCGTATACCAGTACCTACACGCTATGCACATTGTAGAGTGGGAGAGTATAAAAGAAATGCAGTTGATACCAATGAAAAAAATAGTTGATTTTTAAAAAATAATAACATGTTGTATGGATTACTTTAAATTATATATCATAAAGGTTTATAAATTATATACTATGCTATGTTTAATAATTTTTGAAAGTATAAAAGATTGCTATGAATGATAATTGAGGCAAGAATAATACACATTAATTTGTATTGATGGTGAATGTAATGAACCAAATACAATGTAATATTTGTAAAAAGATGTTCTGGGAAGAGAATATGATAGTTGGACATGGTATTAACCATGAAATAGAAGATTTAATCAGAAAGGATTATCCTGAATGGAATGATTTTTGCTGGATATGTAAAAATGATCTTAATGCTTTTAAAATAAAATATATTATGAATCTTATTGAAAGCGAAAAAGGAAGTATAGAAAATCTTGAAAGAGAGGTTATTCAAAGTATACAAGAAAATGATTTATTAACATTTAATACAAATTTGCCCAAAGAAAAGTTGAAGATTAGGGAAAGAATAGCAGATAAAGTTGCATCATTTGGTGGAAGCTGGAAGTTTATAATAATATTTATTTCTATTTTAGTAATGTGGATAGTTATTAACGGTTTCTATATTATTAATAAGCCATTTGATCCCTATCCATTTATATTATTAAATTTAATTTTATCATGTTTAGCTGCTTTGCAAGCACCAATTATAATGATGAGTCAGAATCGTCAGGAAATGAAAGATCGTATCCGTTCAGAGAATGATTATAAAATAAATTTAAAATCTGAAATTGAAATTAGAACCTTACATGAAAAAGTTGACCATTTATTGCTTGATCAATGGTCGAAAATGATGAAAATACAGCAAGTCCAACTGGAGATATTAGAAGAAATAAGTAATAAGTTTAAATGAGTAAACATTATCCTTTGCTTTATTCTATTACTGTAGTGGTAATTTGATTTAATATTGGTGAAATAATTGGTTAGCAGAATGAAAGGTTTATAGGGAATATCTTTTTTTGAAAGATTGTATAGTACTTTCCTAATATTCAATAAGAATATGATCAATTATTTAGCCTTGCCATGTAACAAATAATAATGGTGGTATTATATGAATGTATCTTTGACTAATGATTTTTCTTCTTATATCAATCAACTTATTTATTCGTGGCTCAAAACCTTGATCCTTCTTGGATCTGTTCTTGTTCCAGGGTTTTTGATCCTAGATTATGTTATAACTCCACATGAATTATTCCCGCGTTTTGTTGTATATAGAGCGGTATCCACAACACTGTTGATATTCCAGTATTTCATTTTGCGCATGTCAAAACCTGGCAGGTTTAATATAATACATGGCTATGCAGCAACGTTGAATACAGGTTTTGTTATTTCCCTGATGACTGTTGACTTGGGTGGTTTTGCTTCCAGTTATTATGCAGGGCTTAACCTGGTTATCATTGGTGTTAATCTGTTAATTCCATGGCCATTTATTCATTCTTTGATTAATGGACTTGTTGTGGTGAGCATGTATGTAGGGCTTAATATTATCGCAATAGATTCTATTGATTATATAAGTATGATAAATAATCTTTTCTTTATGATATCAACAGTAGTCATCACTGCTAGTTTTAGCTATTTACGCTTTAAACAGCTAAAAAGTGAATTTGATTTACGTGCACAGCTCACAAATGCTCAGGTTGATGAAATACAGGCTCTTGTGAATGTTGCTACAATTATCTCACGGGGTGACCTTACAGTTACTATTAGTACATCTTCGGGTGGTGCTGCTGGAGCGCTTGAGCAGGCATTCAGCGTCATGGTGGCAAACTTAAGGCAGGCAATACAGCAATTTAAAGAGCTTTCGCAAAATCTTACACTCTACAGTGATACAATTAAAGATAGCACCACCGCAATTCAAAAAGGTGTAGATGTACAGTTGCAGGTTACAAGCAATGCATCACATATAATTCAGAATATGACTCAGTGGTTTTCAAAAAATGCGCGCGAATCTGAAGATATACAAAAGCTGGCAAATAATGCAATACACGCTGCTACTGAAAGCAGCGCGTTGATGGATAAAGCAATTAAAAGCATGAACAGGATTGCACAGGTTGCAAAAATATCTTCACAGGAAGTTGAATCATTAAGCCAGTCCAGTAAAAGAATTCATGAAATAGCAGAAGCAATTGAGGAGATAGCTGACCAGACTAACCTTTTGGCACTCAATGCAGCTATAGAAGCAGCGCGGGCTGGAGAGCATGGACGAGGGTTTGCGGTTGTTTCTGACGAGGTAAGTAAATTAGCTGACCGTACAAGCAGAGCAACTAAAGAAATATCCACTATGACGGAGAGGATAATCAGAGATATTGCAAATACTGCAAGTGCCATGTTTGAAGTAAATAAAGAAGTTGAGACATCTTCTGCACTTATTACCAGTATGAACAGCCAGATGAATGAATTGGTGAACCTTGCGCACAAGTTTAATTCCTTAATTGCACATATTTCACAATCTTCAAAAGACCAGTCAGTGCTGATTGCTGATGCTGGAAAAACACTCCACAGTATAAATGCTGTTTCCGATGAGCTATCGCAACTTGTAAAAGATATTAATGGTATTGTAAACGGAATGTATGAGTTGATAGAGAAACTTGAAACTATGGTGAAGGAATTTAAAGTGTAATGTGAAATATTTTTTATTGACGAATATAAATATCAATTCTACAATTCAAAAAAATCACTTTTTTAATTGTTTGTAATATTTCCTTATTGCACAATCATATAGATTACTGTTTGTATATTTACAATAAGTTATAGCAATAGTCATTTCCAAAAATATTCTTTAACTGGTGCCATTCAATGGAACAAGAAACAATAGTAATAGCAGGATTGGGTTCGGCAGGGTATGCTGCGCTTGTTACGATAAAGCGTATTAATCCTAAAGCTCGTGTTGTTGTTATTGACCCTAAAGACAATGATATTGTTCATCCCTGTGGTTTGCCGTATGCGCTTGAGGGCATTGTAATTGATGAGCATCTCAAGCAGGATATTTTTTTGCACAGGATGAATGTTGAAAAGCGTAAGGGTATTGTGAAAAGTATTGATATTTCAAAAAAAGAAATTACTGTAGAGCAAGAAAATAGTAGTCATGTAGTTGCATACCAAAAAGCTATTTTGTGCACCGGTTACAGACCATTACTCCCGCCCATTATCAATGTTGAACAGTATATACACAATGGAGTATATACATTGAGCAGTCTATCCGATTTGCAAATGATAAAAAAGGAAATACATGAAAAAAAGCGGGCGATAGTTATTGGGGCAGGGGCTATAGGCCTTGAGGTTGCATATGCATTAAGAGTCTGTGGCATGGCTGTAACTGTAATTGAAGCAAAAGAAATTTTGTCACAAGCTGTTGATAGTGATATGGCTGAGATAGTAGAGCATTACTGTAGCAACCAAAGTATTCCCATTATAATGCATGCTCCAGTAACAGCATTGGAAAAGCATACGGAAGAATATATTGCAATAACTCCTGAAAAAGAATATACTGCCGACATTATCATTGTAGCTACCGGGTTTGCACCAAACTGTGATTGGGCTGTAAACTCTTCCCTTGCAACCAATAAAGATGGCGTAATAGTGAATGAACATCTGCAAGTACAACCGGATCTTTATGCTGCGGGAGATTGTATTAACAACTGGTCGGTTATAGATAAAAAGCCTTACCCGGTTAAATTGGCAACATCAGCATATAAGCAGGGAATTGTTGCTGCTGAAAATGTTATGGGAATAAATTCTGTATATCGTGGTACTGCAGGCACATTTGTAACAAAAATAGGTGATCTGGAGATTGCTGCAACAGGGTTTTCAACAAATGTTGCCAAGGAACGTGGCTTTTCTGTGATTGCAGGTAAAATTAGTGCTACAGTTAAACCAGAGTATTTTCCTATCAATGAACGTTTGACTTTTAAAGTACTGTGTGATACAAATGGAAAACTTATAGGTGCTCAGGCCATAGGCCATGGTGCATCTGCGCGTATCAACATAGTAAGCCTTGCTATAGAATATGGATTAACTATTGACGAACTTATGCGTTTTGAAATGGCGTATTGCCCTGCGGTTAGCGAAGTGAATGATATTTTGTTTAAAGCC is a window from the Spirochaetota bacterium genome containing:
- a CDS encoding acyl-CoA dehydrogenase — protein: MRPNLLVDSRDVRFILFEMFDILQLSKFDIYKDFDRDTYESVLDLAETIAMEEIYPANTIADKEGIKFDPDTHTVVVPQVFKKAMHAFNEAGFTGIAQPISSGGMGMPELMYRMALEYFLAASISFTIYITLSNGATNLVRIFGNEEQKRLYLGNMVSGKWGGTMCLTEPQAGSDVGAIKTKAYRQSDGTYSIKGQKIFISSGENDLYENIIHMVLARIDGDPDGTKGLSLFLVPKILVNSDGTLGKRNDVICTGVEHKMGIKASATCTLSFGDNDCCVGYLLGNERDGIKNMFHMMNEARLDVGLEGLGVSSAAYMHAVQYAKLRVQGKTISKSEPTIIGHPDVKRMLLWMKSHVEAMRMLVALTAFNIDISRTRNDEIGKKAHALVEFLIPICKAGNTDLSWLITAEAVQVFGGYGYCGDYPVEQYARDAKILSIYEGTNGIQSIDLAMRKIVSDEKRERYNAYKEYAYQVLKNAGAIVPDAIIKEIEKAIKEMDSLIGIIEGKDASAVLSIATPLQQAFRILTHGILHVHSMTIAIKKLSSIVREYTLGDVPDGIDDNNEVAFYYGKVLSAQFFLNMEFPKYYSLLDSIRNENGIVMKAKAAIFTGVQEA
- a CDS encoding DUF1003 domain-containing protein; the encoded protein is MNQIQCNICKKMFWEENMIVGHGINHEIEDLIRKDYPEWNDFCWICKNDLNAFKIKYIMNLIESEKGSIENLEREVIQSIQENDLLTFNTNLPKEKLKIRERIADKVASFGGSWKFIIIFISILVMWIVINGFYIINKPFDPYPFILLNLILSCLAALQAPIIMMSQNRQEMKDRIRSENDYKINLKSEIEIRTLHEKVDHLLLDQWSKMMKIQQVQLEILEEISNKFK
- a CDS encoding methyl-accepting chemotaxis protein, which produces MNVSLTNDFSSYINQLIYSWLKTLILLGSVLVPGFLILDYVITPHELFPRFVVYRAVSTTLLIFQYFILRMSKPGRFNIIHGYAATLNTGFVISLMTVDLGGFASSYYAGLNLVIIGVNLLIPWPFIHSLINGLVVVSMYVGLNIIAIDSIDYISMINNLFFMISTVVITASFSYLRFKQLKSEFDLRAQLTNAQVDEIQALVNVATIISRGDLTVTISTSSGGAAGALEQAFSVMVANLRQAIQQFKELSQNLTLYSDTIKDSTTAIQKGVDVQLQVTSNASHIIQNMTQWFSKNARESEDIQKLANNAIHAATESSALMDKAIKSMNRIAQVAKISSQEVESLSQSSKRIHEIAEAIEEIADQTNLLALNAAIEAARAGEHGRGFAVVSDEVSKLADRTSRATKEISTMTERIIRDIANTASAMFEVNKEVETSSALITSMNSQMNELVNLAHKFNSLIAHISQSSKDQSVLIADAGKTLHSINAVSDELSQLVKDINGIVNGMYELIEKLETMVKEFKV
- a CDS encoding thiolase family protein — protein: MENNDVVIVSACRLAIGKFGGMYATMSALDLTIPVMKELVARAKIDPEIIDDCIWGCNYQKTNGENNLARVALVKAGLPITVPGITVHRNCTSSMSSVQLGYYQIKSGEADCIVAGGTDSMSNAQYTVDKMRYGTRIGHTEIRDSMWDSLTNLGIGPAMGITAENLAAKYAISRKEQDELALLSHRRAIAAIDSGYFKDEIVPIEVKIQKDTIVAQTDEHPRRDVTIEKLSALKPAFKEDGTVTAGNASGINDGAAGVILMSAKKAKELKVPILGRIISTATAGVDPDIMGIGPVPASRKALAKAGLSLKDIHLVELNEAFAAQYLACEKELGLNRDITNVNGSGISLGHPVGATGVRLIVTLVHEMKRRKVKYGLATLCAGGGMGTAVIIENI
- a CDS encoding patatin family protein — its product is MKLHESVYIHNADVTPRGKRALIVEGGGMRGVFSAGVLFAMGLGGVTQFDLYIGVSAGACNLASFLGRQYERNFYIMEKWSASKRFINPLRLLYGNVMDLDWLWDTTISNYRLNLKEIFKDTTKEFLIVVTSMNTGKALYIKPCEDNLEFVLKASSALPILYRNTLYIDGHRVADGGVGDSIPVLEAYKRGARDIVVIRSQGKGYRKNNIKFKPILKILFLRYPEFTHALMQRHTMYNAAIEFIEKPPGDVRIIEVCPPATFKTKRTTTHTQKLLKDYYTGIQAGYALCRYYKQFL
- the nfi gene encoding deoxyribonuclease V (cleaves DNA at apurinic or apyrimidinic sites), whose product is MNSFNWNCSVQEAIELQKHLSHSVIVKGKPDKIEYIAGIDVALTPLGVGYCIIAVFSFPELKFCEEVFSSGPITFPYVPGLLSFREGPLIVQAYKKLNIKPDILIFDGQGIAHPRRFGIASHIGVLLDIPAIGCAKSRLCGTYSEPGISKGDRSYLYDNGECIGVVLRTRTRVKPVFVSPGNKVGIDEAADIILKCTDNYRIPVPTRYAHCRVGEYKRNAVDTNEKNS
- a CDS encoding lysophospholipid acyltransferase family protein; this encodes MTKKRIQYTMFNTPIIKHILRILAFLIRMLVGWKKVGTLPDVPQYLAILAFHTSNWDVFYGILLAFAFKVDIYFMAKSQLFRFPFAPLVRFLGGIPIDRSVSSNTVQATIDLYKKYEKFAIALAPEGTRKKVEKWKTGFYHIAVGANVPIILAFLDYKSKSGGVGAVVYPTGNMKADFQIIKDFYSKVNARYPELASLPQDQ
- a CDS encoding 3-hydroxyacyl-CoA dehydrogenase family protein yields the protein MGVRAIKKVTVIGAGAMGNGIAEIHILNGFTVTMVDIKEEVLQKAIDKIKTNIAFLVNKEKITQQAMDEALSRLSISTDIAASVHNADCIIEAVPEVMDLKKNIFKTVSDAAPKDAIIASNTSSLSISELAEVVSEPSRFAGFHFFNPVNRMRLVEVIYGQKTSDDTIEALMELGTKLGKVAIKVLRDRPGFIVNRINAPLQPLWSAILDEGKISPASIDTVMKNHGAKMGPFELMDFVGLDVIYNVMQYYKTTLSPEWEPGRFIKDCIKKNELGMKTGKGIYVWQGGKAIIDTSTVTDYILPIDPLAIQLNESVRVLKEKVAASAEDIDKGQEAGMNQPGPFKTAMNVDHTLLAQRLQWLSDTYNLSYIKPEPEILDGSFRSFLK
- a CDS encoding enoyl-CoA hydratase-related protein gives rise to the protein MDVHNFIVTEVKNSIAYVFINRTEVMNALNRALLNQLGDRIDAVCSDSGVRALIIAGKGDHFAAGADIVEMSNQTPHEALAFSFNDVYNRIEQLHIPTCAAIRGYALGGGLELALACDFRVCHTSAQLGLPEIKLGIIPGAGGTQRLPRLIGLSRAKEMIYSGEFITAQKAYQWGLCDRVTDNDPIEEATNFLQSIIKRPVLALQAAKKAIMFGADSSLQKGLEFEALSFGVLFSTYDQKEGMNAFIEKRKPNFKGY